A stretch of Longibacter salinarum DNA encodes these proteins:
- a CDS encoding ComEA family DNA-binding protein translates to MRSFYLSLVLAVFAIGPAGAQVTDSTTRYIDRWVDEADISEGGGERTTEHIENLRARPLDINTATRSDVASLPEVTLLLAGRIVRYRRTHGAFSSPLDITQVEGVDTGLYRRVRPFITCSVASPTAESHTPDKTQPWSQALKHLELRASYRWKRRLDLGRGYQTDTTRTTFVGGPVRHVTRLDVRLGDRLRAASALDKDSGEAWRWSPNTGAPGFDHISGTLALDHLGPLDALIVGDYTVSAGHGVAVWRGMSFGKGRDPFGGVLRSGRGIAPFASTEENRFFRGIALQVATAHRENRTGSWRPDVSFSPFVSRRRLDASRALSPEGDPGWSTLTAGGLHRTRSEIATRDAVRETVGGAMIEISRGRWMIGGVALTSELDESPLPPDRPDEAFDATHRRTAVGSVYATIDAGPSVLTGEVARGPSGSTAAVAGWAYDDGKRVEVLAHGRYYDRGYDNRYASAFSETSTRNEIGLYSAVRLHVQKSWTVAGYIDQYRFPWLRYNIPRPTDGRDVRLVVEHEPRDWLSHYVEFRSETKEQRAQPSLGRSPLATETVAPELRQSVRWDATYKWSEKLEFGTRIETVRMRTDPTQDWHHGVLLFQEATWQPVSRLQLTGRLTLFDTDGFQARVFAYESGPRYAFSVPALFGRGERSYVLLRVDLFGGASLEAKYGVTRYDDRRRVGSGLAEVSKNRVRALDVQLHWTLH, encoded by the coding sequence ATGCGATCATTCTACCTTAGCCTGGTGCTCGCCGTGTTTGCTATAGGACCCGCAGGCGCTCAGGTTACAGACTCTACAACTAGATACATTGATAGATGGGTTGATGAAGCCGATATCTCCGAAGGAGGCGGAGAACGCACAACGGAGCACATCGAGAATCTGCGGGCCCGACCGCTAGACATCAATACGGCCACCCGCTCGGACGTTGCCAGTCTACCGGAAGTCACGCTACTTCTAGCCGGCCGAATCGTGCGGTACCGCCGAACACATGGTGCATTCTCGTCCCCACTCGACATTACTCAGGTCGAAGGGGTTGACACCGGACTGTACCGGCGAGTCCGACCGTTCATCACCTGCTCGGTGGCGTCTCCGACGGCTGAATCGCACACGCCGGACAAAACGCAGCCGTGGTCGCAGGCGCTTAAACACCTCGAACTACGCGCCTCGTACCGCTGGAAACGCCGGCTCGACCTGGGCCGCGGATACCAGACTGATACAACGCGAACCACCTTCGTTGGCGGTCCTGTCCGGCATGTGACACGACTCGATGTCCGGCTCGGCGATCGCCTCCGAGCCGCATCCGCGCTCGACAAAGACTCAGGGGAGGCATGGAGGTGGAGTCCAAATACAGGGGCACCCGGTTTTGACCATATATCCGGCACTCTTGCACTTGATCATCTTGGTCCGCTGGATGCCCTTATCGTCGGCGATTACACCGTCTCCGCGGGACACGGCGTAGCCGTATGGAGAGGAATGTCATTCGGTAAGGGTAGAGATCCCTTTGGAGGCGTCCTTCGGTCCGGGCGGGGTATCGCCCCGTTTGCTTCGACAGAAGAGAATCGATTCTTCCGAGGCATCGCACTTCAAGTGGCCACGGCTCATCGGGAAAACCGTACCGGTTCGTGGCGCCCAGACGTATCATTTTCGCCATTCGTCTCCCGTCGTCGCCTCGACGCCAGTCGCGCTCTCTCCCCAGAGGGTGATCCTGGCTGGTCGACGCTCACGGCCGGCGGTCTCCACCGGACACGCTCTGAAATTGCCACCCGCGATGCCGTCCGAGAGACAGTCGGTGGAGCGATGATAGAAATCTCACGAGGGCGATGGATGATCGGTGGGGTGGCATTGACGTCGGAACTGGACGAGAGCCCGCTACCACCGGACCGGCCGGACGAAGCATTCGACGCAACCCATCGGCGCACAGCGGTAGGATCAGTGTACGCCACGATCGACGCGGGACCATCCGTTCTCACTGGCGAAGTTGCGCGTGGTCCCTCCGGCAGCACAGCTGCCGTGGCTGGATGGGCCTACGATGACGGCAAACGAGTTGAAGTTCTCGCACATGGCAGATATTACGACCGAGGATACGACAACCGCTACGCATCAGCGTTTTCAGAGACGTCTACACGAAATGAAATCGGACTCTACAGCGCTGTCCGGCTTCACGTACAGAAGTCATGGACCGTAGCGGGATACATTGATCAGTACCGCTTTCCCTGGCTCCGATACAACATACCGCGGCCCACGGATGGCCGAGACGTGCGCCTCGTCGTCGAACATGAACCGCGAGACTGGCTTTCGCACTACGTTGAGTTCCGCTCGGAGACCAAGGAACAGCGAGCGCAACCGAGCCTCGGCCGATCTCCTCTCGCTACGGAGACCGTCGCTCCAGAACTTCGGCAGAGCGTACGTTGGGACGCGACCTACAAGTGGTCGGAGAAATTGGAGTTCGGCACACGTATCGAAACCGTCCGCATGCGAACGGACCCGACACAGGACTGGCACCACGGCGTTTTACTTTTTCAGGAGGCGACGTGGCAGCCCGTATCTAGGCTCCAGCTGACCGGCAGGCTTACGTTGTTCGATACCGACGGATTCCAGGCGCGCGTATTTGCGTACGAGAGTGGACCCCGGTACGCATTTAGCGTGCCTGCCTTATTCGGCCGAGGCGAACGGTCTTATGTTCTCTTGCGAGTTGACCTCTTTGGCGGCGCATCTTTAGAGGCAAAGTATGGCGTCACGAGGTATGACGACCGACGACGCGTTGGATCTGGATTGGCTGAGGTTTCCAAAAATCGAGTCCGTGCGCTCGACGTGCAGCTTCACTGGACACTTCATTAA
- a CDS encoding response regulator codes for MSSTRAHILAVEDNSETQLLLKHLLKGSFDVFVVSGVDDALQAADEREFDIFLLDINLSGQRTGTDLLHLLRQKDAAQRVPAIALTAYAMPGDREDFLDAGFDQYVSKPFTRADLTAAIESSLERAENAASTG; via the coding sequence ATGAGTTCTACGCGTGCCCACATCCTTGCTGTAGAGGACAATTCCGAGACCCAGCTACTGCTGAAGCATCTGCTGAAAGGTTCGTTTGACGTATTTGTGGTGTCGGGCGTCGATGATGCTCTCCAAGCGGCAGATGAACGTGAATTCGACATCTTTCTTCTCGACATCAACCTGAGCGGTCAGCGTACAGGAACGGATCTTCTCCACCTGCTCCGGCAGAAGGATGCGGCGCAACGCGTTCCAGCCATTGCGCTGACGGCTTATGCAATGCCCGGCGATCGCGAAGATTTCCTGGATGCAGGTTTCGACCAGTACGTCAGCAAACCGTTCACGCGTGCCGACCTCACGGCTGCGATCGAATCCAGTCTTGAGCGAGCAGAGAACGCCGCATCGACCGGATGA